The following are encoded in a window of Pseudomonas sp. JQ170C genomic DNA:
- a CDS encoding MFS transporter, with protein MNTQPPLPGDLPDAALHSAYRKTAWRIIPLLIVCYLVAYLDRVNVGFAKLQMLDDLKFSDAVYGLGAGVFFVGYLMFEIPSNIALHRFGARRWIARIMMTWGLLSAAMMFIETPMTFYVLRFLIGIAEAGFFPGIIFYLTTWFPSHRRGVMISLFIAALPISSMLGSLISGWIMQHFDGVAGYAGWQWLFVIEGLPAVALGAAVFFLLRDRIADARWLSPEEKRGMQAALDREAREKPRHSLRDGLLNPMIWMLGAVYFCLVLGQYVISFWMPTIIRNSGVAEPWAIGVLTAIPYSVATVSMVLVGRSSDRLREYRWHLAICAFIGGAGVVFGTLLGDSLVLSMIGLTIGTAAMISSLPVFWGLPTAVVGGAAAAAGIALINSLGNVAGFFSTIVVGWLTQLTGNTHTAMYFMAGALVVGGLLGLSVPRTQRVTEPVGAGLPRDAV; from the coding sequence ATGAATACCCAACCGCCACTCCCCGGTGACCTGCCGGACGCTGCGCTGCACTCTGCCTACCGCAAGACCGCGTGGCGGATCATTCCGCTGCTGATTGTCTGCTACCTGGTCGCCTACCTCGACCGGGTGAATGTGGGCTTTGCCAAACTGCAGATGCTCGATGACCTGAAGTTCAGCGATGCGGTGTACGGACTGGGTGCCGGCGTGTTTTTTGTCGGCTACCTGATGTTCGAGATTCCCAGCAATATCGCCCTGCATCGGTTTGGCGCCCGCCGCTGGATCGCCCGCATCATGATGACCTGGGGCCTGCTGTCGGCGGCGATGATGTTCATCGAAACGCCCATGACCTTCTACGTGCTGCGCTTTCTGATCGGTATCGCCGAAGCCGGTTTCTTTCCCGGGATCATTTTCTACCTCACCACCTGGTTCCCGAGTCATCGCCGAGGCGTGATGATTTCGCTGTTCATCGCCGCCCTGCCGATCTCGAGCATGCTCGGCTCGCTGATTTCCGGCTGGATCATGCAGCACTTCGATGGCGTGGCCGGTTATGCCGGGTGGCAGTGGCTGTTCGTGATCGAAGGCTTGCCGGCCGTTGCACTGGGTGCTGCGGTGTTCTTCCTGCTGCGCGATCGCATTGCCGACGCCCGCTGGCTCAGCCCCGAAGAAAAGCGCGGCATGCAGGCGGCACTGGATCGCGAGGCCAGGGAAAAGCCCCGCCACTCACTGCGTGACGGCTTGCTGAACCCGATGATCTGGATGCTGGGTGCGGTTTACTTCTGCCTGGTGCTGGGCCAGTACGTGATCAGCTTCTGGATGCCGACCATCATCCGCAACAGCGGCGTCGCCGAACCCTGGGCCATCGGCGTGCTGACGGCGATTCCCTACTCCGTGGCCACGGTGAGCATGGTGTTGGTCGGGCGTAGCTCCGACCGCCTGCGCGAGTACCGCTGGCACCTGGCGATCTGCGCCTTCATCGGCGGTGCCGGGGTGGTGTTCGGCACCTTGTTGGGTGACAGCCTTGTGCTGTCGATGATCGGCCTGACCATCGGCACCGCGGCGATGATCAGCAGCCTGCCGGTGTTCTGGGGCTTGCCCACCGCCGTCGTCGGCGGTGCGGCGGCGGCAGCGGGAATCGCGTTGATCAACTCGCTGGGGAACGTCGCCGGGTTCTTCAGCACCATTGTGGTTGGCTGGTTGACGCAGCTCACGGGCAATACCCATACGGCGATGTACTTCATGGCCGGTGCCCTGGTGGTTGGCGGGCTGCTGGGGTTGAGCGTGCCGCGTACGCAGCGCGTGACCGAACCCGTAGGAGCGGGCTTGCCCCGCGATGCGGTGTGA
- a CDS encoding LysR family transcriptional regulator: MHFDLADLRLLTAIATSGSLSKAAASIPVAVSAASSRLRLFEERCGITVFTRKADGMQLTPSGRLVLEAARSVLGEAQTLQDTLKELAGQRRITLRLAATTVTTNTLLPAVLGSFLADYPEVDLQLTEYRSADVMRAVLTGECEIGVYDGSVISDGVLSLPFRQERLVMLVPNEHPLAAGAHTRLSDALSYPFIGMPAERAMQRFVEERARKLAVPLQIRVRAPSFEAIAQLVAQRAGIAMLPQTTALRMEQELPVRMIPLEESWATLELRLCIKGWESLSSHGRELVSFLCAPR, encoded by the coding sequence GTGCATTTTGACCTCGCCGATCTTCGCCTGCTGACCGCCATTGCCACCTCCGGCAGCTTGAGCAAGGCCGCGGCCAGCATTCCGGTTGCCGTCTCGGCCGCCAGTAGCCGCCTGCGCCTGTTCGAGGAGCGCTGCGGCATTACCGTGTTCACCCGCAAGGCCGACGGCATGCAGCTCACGCCCTCCGGGCGTCTGGTGCTGGAGGCCGCCCGCAGCGTGCTCGGCGAGGCGCAAACCCTGCAGGACACCCTCAAGGAACTCGCCGGCCAGCGCCGCATCACCCTGCGCCTGGCGGCGACCACCGTGACCACCAACACCCTGTTGCCGGCGGTGCTGGGATCGTTTCTGGCCGACTACCCCGAGGTCGATCTGCAACTGACCGAGTACCGCAGTGCGGACGTCATGCGCGCGGTGCTGACGGGGGAATGTGAAATCGGTGTGTATGACGGCAGCGTCATCAGTGATGGCGTACTGTCGTTGCCGTTTCGCCAAGAGCGGCTGGTGATGCTGGTGCCCAACGAGCACCCCCTGGCGGCGGGTGCCCATACCCGCCTGAGCGATGCGCTGAGCTATCCGTTCATTGGCATGCCGGCGGAGCGGGCCATGCAGCGTTTTGTCGAAGAGCGGGCGAGAAAACTGGCCGTGCCCTTGCAGATCCGCGTGCGGGCACCGAGCTTCGAGGCCATCGCCCAACTGGTCGCCCAGCGCGCCGGCATCGCCATGCTGCCGCAGACCACCGCGCTGCGCATGGAGCAGGAGCTGCCGGTGCGGATGATCCCGCTGGAGGAAAGCTGGGCCACCCTGGAGCTACGGTTGTGCATCAAGGGCTGGGAGTCGCTCAGCAGTCATGGGCGTGAACTGGTGAGCTTTCTCTGTGCCCCGCGATAG
- a CDS encoding DMT family transporter — MNNLRALCQRSVSNGSLFAVLSALGFSLKAIFVKLSYAASQVDAITLLAMRMGLALPLFAWLVWASRGPSNAPLGLGDGVRVMLLGLFGYYLASLFDFYGLQYISAGLERLILFTYPTLVLVFQAIALRERPTLRTLAAMGLCYLGLGIAFVHDVSVANMGNQVIVGAAWVFASAVTYALYYSGTGIMLKRMNSMRLAGLAGGASSLMVLAHYLLVADFAGLWQLPTAVWVYAALMAVISTVLPIYWVALAIQRMGATHTAAVGNLGPVLTVLASWAVLSEEVSVYQMAGLALVLFGVSRLKPAKAKAQAPGQVGSSPQKA; from the coding sequence ATGAATAATTTACGTGCGTTGTGCCAGCGTAGCGTCAGCAACGGCAGCCTGTTTGCGGTGCTGTCTGCCCTGGGGTTCAGCCTCAAGGCGATTTTCGTCAAGTTGTCTTATGCGGCAAGCCAGGTGGATGCGATCACCCTGCTGGCGATGCGCATGGGCCTGGCCTTGCCGCTGTTTGCCTGGCTGGTGTGGGCCAGCCGCGGCCCGAGCAACGCGCCGCTGGGCCTGGGCGACGGGGTGCGGGTGATGCTCCTGGGCCTGTTCGGCTATTACCTGGCCAGCCTGTTCGATTTCTACGGCTTGCAGTACATCAGTGCCGGGCTCGAACGGCTGATCCTGTTCACCTACCCGACCCTGGTGCTGGTGTTCCAGGCCATCGCCCTGCGCGAGCGCCCTACCCTGCGTACCCTGGCGGCAATGGGCCTGTGCTACCTGGGCCTGGGTATCGCCTTCGTGCATGACGTGAGCGTCGCCAACATGGGCAACCAGGTGATCGTCGGTGCGGCGTGGGTGTTCGCCAGTGCCGTGACCTATGCACTGTACTACTCGGGCACCGGCATCATGCTCAAGCGCATGAACTCCATGCGCCTGGCAGGGCTTGCCGGTGGCGCATCGTCGCTGATGGTGCTGGCGCACTACCTGCTGGTGGCCGATTTCGCCGGGCTCTGGCAACTGCCCACGGCGGTGTGGGTCTATGCGGCGTTGATGGCCGTGATCTCCACGGTGCTGCCGATCTATTGGGTGGCGCTGGCGATCCAGCGCATGGGCGCCACCCATACCGCGGCCGTCGGCAACCTGGGGCCGGTGCTGACGGTGCTGGCCTCGTGGGCGGTGCTCAGTGAGGAGGTGTCGGTGTACCAGATGGCCGGGCTGGCCCTGGTGCTGTTCGGGGTGTCGCGGCTCAAACCTGCGAAGGCGAAAGCGCAGGCACCCGGGCAGGTCGGCTCGTCGCCGCAAAAGGCGTAG
- a CDS encoding carbonic anhydrase, which yields MCKSCDSTSTPNPNDRRRFLQLAGLGAGALLLAGALPARMIQAAEKSSAPPKPQNVMTPDQALHRLVEGNERYVSGNSDTHDFQDEREALVSGQNPFVAVLSCSDSRIAPEYAFDTARGDLFAIRVAGNFVTDEGLASLEYAVAVLGAPLILVLGHESCGAIDAGIKAVKDQTVFPGHISKLTDALKPAVEKVLKQPGNLMENATVQNVKDSVQRLKNATPLLTDALSKGTLKVAGGIYRLGTGKVELIA from the coding sequence ATGTGTAAATCATGTGATTCAACCTCCACCCCAAACCCGAACGACCGTCGTCGCTTTCTTCAACTTGCCGGACTCGGCGCAGGTGCCCTGCTGCTGGCCGGTGCGCTACCTGCACGGATGATCCAGGCCGCGGAGAAATCGTCGGCGCCCCCCAAACCTCAAAACGTCATGACACCCGACCAGGCCCTGCATCGCCTGGTCGAAGGCAACGAGCGGTATGTCAGCGGCAACTCCGACACCCACGACTTTCAGGACGAACGCGAAGCGTTGGTTTCCGGCCAGAATCCGTTCGTGGCGGTGCTCAGTTGTTCCGATTCACGGATCGCCCCCGAATACGCCTTCGACACCGCGCGCGGTGATCTTTTCGCCATCCGTGTGGCCGGCAACTTTGTCACCGACGAAGGCCTGGCCAGCCTTGAATATGCAGTCGCCGTGCTCGGCGCACCGTTGATCCTGGTGCTGGGGCATGAAAGCTGCGGCGCCATCGATGCCGGCATCAAGGCGGTCAAGGATCAGACCGTGTTCCCCGGCCATATCTCCAAACTGACCGACGCCCTCAAGCCCGCCGTCGAAAAGGTCCTCAAGCAACCCGGCAATCTCATGGAAAATGCGACGGTGCAAAACGTCAAAGACTCGGTCCAGCGCCTTAAGAACGCCACGCCACTGCTCACCGATGCCCTGAGCAAGGGCACGTTGAAAGTCGCAGGCGGCATCTACCGCCTGGGCACCGGCAAAGTCGAGCTGATTGCCTAG